In the genome of Leucobacter luti, one region contains:
- a CDS encoding HAD-IIB family hydrolase: protein MSPLPRLVAFDLDDTLAPSKSPVEPRMLEVFARLLARTNVAVISGGNFEQFESQLLTRLADAAAASRAAGSAEDAATGDAAAGDAAAGDAATERAVAAAGSASSASVIDETALSRLHLLPTCGTRYERREHGAWATVYREHLSEVERDSALIALREEAARLGLWESEPWGEILEDRGSQVTFSALGQRAPVAAKHAWDPDGVKKNALRAAVAARLPELEVRSGGSTSVDITRRGIDKAYGMRKLEEHTGISLDEMLFVGDRLDPDGNDYPVLALGVTCHAVTGWEDTVAFLDELLRH, encoded by the coding sequence ATGTCTCCGCTGCCGCGCCTCGTCGCCTTCGATCTCGATGACACTCTCGCGCCCTCGAAGTCCCCGGTGGAACCGCGCATGCTAGAGGTGTTCGCCCGGCTGCTCGCGCGCACCAACGTCGCCGTGATCTCGGGCGGGAACTTCGAGCAATTCGAATCACAACTGCTCACTCGGCTCGCTGACGCAGCCGCGGCTTCTCGCGCTGCAGGGTCGGCGGAGGACGCAGCGACGGGGGACGCAGCGGCGGGGGACGCAGCGGCGGGGGACGCAGCGACGGAGCGAGCAGTTGCGGCGGCTGGATCCGCGAGCTCCGCCAGTGTTATCGATGAGACGGCGTTGAGCCGACTGCATTTGCTCCCCACCTGCGGCACGCGCTATGAACGGCGGGAGCACGGCGCGTGGGCAACCGTGTACCGCGAGCACCTGAGCGAGGTGGAACGCGACAGCGCGCTGATCGCACTGCGCGAGGAGGCCGCGCGCTTAGGCCTGTGGGAGTCGGAGCCGTGGGGAGAGATCCTGGAGGATCGCGGATCGCAGGTGACGTTCTCGGCTCTGGGGCAGCGCGCTCCCGTCGCGGCGAAGCACGCGTGGGATCCAGACGGCGTGAAGAAAAACGCGCTGCGCGCCGCAGTTGCCGCCCGACTCCCCGAGCTGGAGGTTCGCAGCGGCGGATCCACGTCTGTGGACATCACCAGGCGCGGGATCGACAAGGCCTACGGGATGCGCAAGCTCGAGGAGCACACGGGAATCTCGCTCGACGAGATGCTCTTCGTCGGTGATCGGCTCGACCCTGACGGCAACGACTACCCGGTGCTTGCGCTCGGCGTCACCTGCCACGCAGTGACTGGCTGGGAAGACACTGTGGCGTTCCTCGACGAGCTCCTCAGGCACTAG
- the argF gene encoding ornithine carbamoyltransferase, whose translation MTRHFLRDDDLSPAEQREVLDLAARLKRAPFSQRPLEGPQSAAVFFDKTSTRTRFSFAAGISELGGSPIIVNPGEAQLGVKETIADTAKVLSRMVSLIVWRTFDHAGLVEMAEHATVPVINSLSDDFHPCQILADLQTIRERKGELAGLTATYVGDAANNMGHSYLLGFATAGMHIRVAGPAGFHPRADIVADAERIAARTGGSVSVFTDPVAAVSGADAVITDTWVSMGQEDEKAARVATFGAYRITPELMAHAEADAVFLHCLPAYREFEVAPEVIDGPQSVVWDEAENRVHAQKALMTWLLDRA comes from the coding sequence GTGACCCGACATTTCCTGCGTGATGACGATCTGAGCCCGGCCGAGCAGCGCGAGGTCCTCGATCTCGCTGCCCGACTCAAGCGAGCGCCGTTCTCGCAGCGTCCGCTCGAGGGGCCGCAATCTGCTGCCGTGTTCTTCGACAAGACTTCGACGCGCACACGTTTCAGCTTCGCCGCTGGCATCTCAGAGCTGGGTGGATCACCAATCATCGTGAACCCCGGCGAAGCGCAGCTCGGAGTGAAGGAGACGATCGCGGATACCGCGAAGGTGCTCTCGCGCATGGTCTCTCTGATCGTGTGGCGTACCTTCGACCACGCCGGCCTCGTGGAGATGGCAGAGCACGCGACGGTGCCAGTCATCAATTCCCTCTCGGACGACTTCCACCCGTGCCAGATCCTCGCAGACCTGCAGACGATTCGCGAGCGCAAGGGCGAGCTCGCGGGCCTCACCGCGACCTACGTGGGTGACGCCGCGAACAACATGGGGCACTCTTATCTGCTTGGCTTCGCGACCGCCGGAATGCATATTCGTGTCGCCGGCCCAGCTGGCTTCCACCCCCGGGCCGACATCGTCGCCGATGCGGAACGGATCGCTGCGCGGACAGGCGGCAGCGTGAGCGTGTTCACCGATCCGGTCGCCGCAGTTTCTGGAGCTGACGCCGTGATCACTGACACTTGGGTCTCGATGGGGCAGGAAGACGAAAAAGCCGCCCGCGTCGCCACCTTTGGGGCCTATCGGATCACGCCTGAGCTGATGGCGCACGCGGAGGCCGATGCGGTGTTTCTGCATTGCCTTCCCGCCTACCGCGAGTTTGAGGTGGCCCCCGAGGTCATCGACGGCCCGCAGAGTGTGGTCTGGGATGAAGCGGAGAACCGCGTTCACGCCCAGAAAGCACTGATGACCTGGCTGCTGGATCGCGCGTAG
- the tyrS gene encoding tyrosine--tRNA ligase, giving the protein MSETNARTQILAAQRNDDSFPTLWDELEWRGLIHVSTDATALSELIEGEPFAYYCGFDPTAPSLHLGHLVQLLLMRRLQLKGHLPLGLVGGSTGLIGDPRPTAERTLNSRETVAQWVDSLRDQISRYLSFDGDNAARFVNNLDWTAPLSAIDFLREIGKHFRVGTMIKKDIVAKRLNSEEGISYTEFSYQILQGLDFLELYRQYDCKLQSGGSDQWGNLTSGTELIRKAEGGTAHAIGTPLITNADGTKFGKSEGNAIWLNPEMCSPYAFYQFWLNQADADVVDRLKVFTFLSRAEIAEFERQVAEEPFKRAAQKHLALEVTTLVHGTEATQGAIDASEALFGRGDLTALDALTVAGAVEALPQAVGSVGSTIAQLMVDAELVKSLGEARRAIAQGGVYVNNVAVAAEDQAVSADDLLHGKFAILRRGKKTLAGVVAG; this is encoded by the coding sequence GTGTCTGAAACGAATGCTCGCACCCAGATCCTGGCAGCCCAGCGCAACGACGACAGCTTCCCCACCCTGTGGGATGAGCTGGAGTGGCGTGGGCTGATCCACGTCTCGACGGACGCAACGGCGCTGTCGGAACTGATCGAGGGCGAGCCGTTCGCGTATTACTGTGGCTTTGATCCCACGGCTCCGAGTCTGCACCTGGGACACCTGGTGCAGCTGCTGTTGATGCGCAGGCTCCAGCTGAAGGGCCACTTGCCTCTCGGCCTTGTGGGAGGCTCCACAGGTCTGATCGGGGATCCGCGCCCGACGGCAGAACGCACCCTGAACTCGCGTGAGACGGTGGCGCAGTGGGTCGACTCCCTGCGCGATCAGATCTCCCGCTACCTCAGCTTCGACGGCGACAACGCTGCCCGATTCGTCAACAACCTTGACTGGACGGCGCCGCTGTCCGCGATCGACTTCCTGCGTGAGATCGGCAAGCACTTCCGTGTCGGAACGATGATCAAAAAGGACATCGTGGCCAAGCGCCTGAACTCAGAAGAGGGAATCAGCTACACCGAGTTCAGCTACCAGATCCTGCAGGGGCTCGACTTCCTTGAGCTCTACCGCCAGTACGACTGCAAGTTGCAATCCGGCGGCAGTGATCAGTGGGGCAACCTGACGAGCGGTACGGAGCTGATCCGCAAGGCTGAGGGCGGAACCGCCCACGCAATTGGAACGCCGCTGATCACGAACGCCGACGGCACGAAGTTTGGCAAGAGCGAGGGCAACGCAATCTGGCTGAACCCGGAGATGTGCTCGCCGTACGCGTTCTACCAGTTCTGGCTCAACCAGGCTGACGCGGATGTGGTGGATCGCCTCAAAGTCTTCACCTTCTTGTCTCGGGCGGAGATCGCGGAGTTCGAGCGCCAGGTCGCAGAGGAGCCATTTAAGCGCGCAGCGCAGAAGCACCTCGCACTCGAGGTCACCACGCTCGTGCACGGCACCGAGGCAACTCAGGGCGCGATTGACGCGTCAGAGGCGCTTTTTGGCCGTGGAGATCTCACCGCGCTTGATGCGCTGACCGTCGCCGGCGCGGTTGAGGCACTCCCGCAGGCTGTTGGATCGGTCGGCTCCACGATCGCTCAGCTCATGGTTGATGCCGAGCTCGTGAAGAGCCTGGGTGAGGCCCGCCGCGCAATTGCTCAGGGCGGCGTGTACGTGAACAATGTCGCAGTCGCCGCCGAGGACCAGGCAGTGAGTGCCGACGATCTGCTGCACGGCAAGTTTGCGATCCTGCGCCGGGGGAAGAAGACGCTCGCGGGCGTCGTCGCCGGTTAG
- the mqo gene encoding malate dehydrogenase (quinone): MSKNTVDVVLVGGGIMSATLGTLINQVQPDWSIEIFESQAEVATESTNAWNNAGTGHAALCELNYMPEAADGSLSAAKAIDINEQFQLSRQWWSTLVKKGILGTPSSFINATPHMTFVRGESNVDYLRRRYELLKEQPLFSDMEFSDDPAQIAEWAPLLVDRRAKDEVFAATRSESGTDVDFGAVSHQLFDHLVAAGAKLHLNHHIRKVKRVADGTWNVHVRNRSGYGSHIVNAKFVFVGAGGGALQLLQSSKIPEIRGFGGFPISGKFLKTDNPEIVAHHRAKVYGKAAVGAPPMSVPHLDTRIVDGKESILFGPYAGFSPNFLKKGSWWDLPGSIRLHNLGPMIKVGLTQWGLEKYLLGELMASREKQMNTLREYMPAARTADWEMITAGQRVQVMKKDPEKGGILQFGTEVITGADGSIAGLLGASPGASTAVHAMLGVLRKCFPEQYANEWEQVFTEQIPVLATGGLNGDAAAAAASLAETGRVLGLIAETDAPGAVAPVDAQADA; the protein is encoded by the coding sequence GTGAGTAAGAACACGGTAGACGTCGTCCTCGTAGGCGGCGGAATCATGAGCGCCACCCTCGGTACCCTGATCAATCAGGTGCAGCCCGATTGGTCGATCGAAATCTTCGAGTCGCAGGCGGAAGTTGCCACGGAGAGTACGAACGCGTGGAACAACGCGGGCACCGGCCACGCAGCCCTCTGCGAGCTGAACTACATGCCCGAGGCAGCCGACGGCAGCCTCTCCGCCGCCAAGGCCATCGACATCAACGAGCAGTTCCAGCTGTCTCGTCAGTGGTGGTCCACCCTCGTCAAGAAGGGGATCCTCGGCACGCCCTCGTCGTTCATCAACGCGACCCCGCACATGACCTTCGTGCGCGGCGAGTCCAACGTTGACTACCTTCGTCGCCGCTACGAGCTGCTCAAGGAGCAGCCCCTGTTCTCCGACATGGAGTTCAGCGATGACCCCGCGCAGATCGCCGAGTGGGCTCCGCTGCTCGTCGATCGCCGCGCCAAAGACGAGGTCTTTGCAGCAACCCGCTCCGAGAGTGGCACCGACGTCGACTTCGGCGCGGTCAGCCACCAGCTGTTCGACCACCTGGTCGCGGCAGGCGCCAAGCTCCACCTCAACCACCACATCCGCAAGGTCAAGCGTGTCGCCGACGGAACCTGGAATGTCCACGTGCGCAACCGCTCCGGATACGGCAGCCACATCGTCAACGCGAAGTTCGTGTTCGTCGGCGCTGGCGGCGGCGCACTGCAGCTGCTGCAGTCCTCCAAGATCCCCGAGATCCGTGGCTTCGGTGGCTTCCCGATTAGCGGCAAGTTCCTGAAGACAGACAACCCCGAGATTGTCGCGCACCACCGCGCGAAGGTTTACGGCAAGGCCGCAGTCGGCGCACCCCCGATGTCGGTACCGCACCTCGATACGCGCATCGTCGACGGCAAGGAGAGCATCCTCTTCGGGCCCTACGCAGGATTCAGCCCCAACTTCCTCAAGAAGGGATCGTGGTGGGATCTGCCCGGCTCGATCCGGTTGCACAACCTCGGCCCCATGATCAAGGTCGGTCTCACGCAGTGGGGACTCGAGAAGTACCTCCTCGGTGAGCTCATGGCGAGCCGTGAGAAGCAGATGAACACGCTCCGCGAATACATGCCGGCAGCGCGCACCGCCGACTGGGAAATGATCACCGCAGGTCAGCGCGTGCAGGTCATGAAGAAGGACCCTGAAAAGGGTGGCATCCTGCAGTTCGGCACCGAGGTCATCACCGGTGCGGACGGCTCGATCGCCGGCCTGCTGGGTGCGTCGCCTGGAGCGTCGACCGCGGTGCACGCCATGCTCGGTGTGCTGCGCAAGTGCTTCCCGGAGCAGTACGCGAACGAGTGGGAGCAGGTCTTCACCGAGCAGATTCCCGTGCTCGCAACCGGCGGCCTGAACGGTGACGCAGCAGCAGCAGCGGCCTCGCTCGCTGAGACCGGCCGCGTGCTGGGCCTGATCGCTGAGACCGACGCTCCTGGTGCGGTCGCTCCTGTCGATGCTCAGGCTGACGCATAG
- the radA gene encoding DNA repair protein RadA: MAKTSSAYTCTECGWQASKWVGRCGECQQWGTVVERAREGATIARTTRAVQPLAGREARPITELTGDAVRHRTTGIGELDRVLGGGVVPGAAILFSGEPGVGKSTLLLDTAARAAARGERILYASGEESTGQIRMRAERTGAMHDTLFLASETDLATVLGHIETVDPALVIIDSVQTMASDQVEGSAGGPSQVREVAAALIRVAKGRGTPVILVGHVTKDGSVAGPRLLEHLVDVVCHFEGDRQTSLRFLRTLKNRFGPTDEVGCFEMTGDGIREVPDPSGLFLSRAPAPVSGTCATVAMEGRRALPVEVQALVAKSATPNPRRVTSGVDPARVAMILAVLERRVGARLHDQDVYVSTVGGVKLGEPAADLAIALAVLSAVRDRPLPHDLAAFGEISLAGEVRPVASGAQRAQEAKRLGYTRIIDAAAETLDQARKGAGL; encoded by the coding sequence ATGGCGAAGACGAGTAGCGCGTACACCTGCACCGAGTGCGGCTGGCAGGCTTCCAAGTGGGTGGGCCGCTGCGGCGAGTGTCAGCAGTGGGGCACCGTTGTTGAGCGCGCTCGCGAGGGCGCGACAATCGCGCGTACCACCAGGGCAGTGCAGCCGCTCGCAGGCCGTGAGGCACGCCCCATCACCGAGCTCACGGGCGACGCGGTGCGGCATCGGACCACGGGCATTGGCGAACTGGATCGCGTGCTCGGAGGCGGCGTCGTTCCGGGCGCCGCAATCCTCTTCTCGGGTGAGCCCGGCGTCGGAAAATCGACGCTGCTGCTCGACACCGCAGCACGCGCGGCCGCGCGCGGGGAGCGGATCCTGTACGCCAGCGGCGAGGAATCAACGGGGCAGATCCGCATGCGCGCTGAGCGCACTGGCGCAATGCACGACACACTCTTTCTCGCGAGCGAGACGGACTTGGCCACAGTGCTCGGGCATATCGAGACGGTGGACCCTGCGCTCGTCATTATTGACTCGGTGCAAACTATGGCGAGCGACCAGGTCGAAGGTAGCGCTGGCGGGCCCTCCCAGGTGCGCGAGGTCGCTGCCGCATTGATCCGGGTTGCGAAGGGGCGAGGCACGCCCGTGATTCTCGTTGGCCATGTTACGAAAGACGGCTCAGTTGCCGGCCCACGGCTGCTCGAACACCTGGTCGATGTGGTGTGCCACTTCGAAGGCGACCGGCAGACGTCACTCCGCTTCTTGCGCACGCTGAAGAATCGCTTCGGCCCCACCGATGAAGTCGGCTGCTTCGAAATGACGGGGGACGGGATCCGGGAGGTGCCGGATCCCAGCGGCCTTTTCCTCAGTCGCGCTCCTGCACCTGTGAGCGGAACCTGCGCCACAGTCGCGATGGAGGGGCGCCGCGCGCTTCCCGTTGAGGTGCAGGCGCTCGTCGCCAAGAGTGCGACGCCCAACCCGAGGCGGGTCACCAGTGGGGTCGATCCGGCCCGTGTCGCCATGATTCTCGCTGTGCTCGAACGCCGCGTCGGTGCCCGTCTCCACGACCAAGACGTCTACGTCTCAACTGTCGGCGGCGTGAAACTCGGGGAGCCCGCAGCGGATCTCGCGATTGCGCTCGCAGTGCTTTCGGCCGTCCGGGATCGCCCGCTACCACACGATCTCGCGGCGTTTGGTGAGATCAGTCTGGCCGGAGAAGTCCGGCCAGTTGCGAGCGGAGCACAGCGCGCTCAGGAGGCGAAACGACTGGGGTACACGCGCATCATCGATGCCGCGGCAGAGACGCTCGATCAGGCCCGAAAGGGCGCTGGGCTGTAG